A single genomic interval of Electrophorus electricus isolate fEleEle1 chromosome 2, fEleEle1.pri, whole genome shotgun sequence harbors:
- the abcc9 gene encoding ATP-binding cassette sub-family C member 9 isoform X9 produces the protein MSLSFCGNDLKNSYSVEKGVLNNGCFVDALNLVPHVFLLFITFPILFIGWGSQSSKVQIHHNTWLHFPGHNMRWILTFMLLFVHVCEIAEGIVSNTEMKSNHLHLFLPAFMGFIAATTSVVYYHNIETANFPKLLLALFIYWVLAFITKIIKLWKFAEEGVGVEHLRFCITALLVVLYGLLMAVEINVIRVRKYVFFTTPQRVKPPEDLQDLGVRFLQPFVNLLSKATYWWMNPLIIGAHKRPIELKKIGKLPIAMRSLTNYLRLKDAYEEQRQHAEDLDRTPSIWRSMYRAFGRPILLSSTFRYMADLLGFAGPLCIFGIVKHLDNKTEEVKMNKTEDLHFGVYFMSSMELLQNTYVLAVLLFLALVLQRTFLQASYYVTIETGINLRGALLAMIYNKILRLSTSNMSMGEMTLGQINNLVAIETNQLMWFLFLCPNLWAMPVQIIMGVILLHYLLGYSALIGASVIVLLAPFQYLIATKLADTQKSTLDYSTDRLKKTTEILKGIKLLKLYAWENIFCDSVLETRGKELTSLRTFAFYTSMSIFMNAAIPIAAVLATFVTHAYFSEFRLRPAEAFASLALFHILVTPLFLLSTVVRFAVKAVVSVQKLGEFLQSEEIGEDSWRNGDMSVSLDSCKKHTVTTKAINRKQRYKMDSYEQPMRRQLRPSETEDVAVKVSDGYFTWGTNTSTLSDINIRVPTGQLTMIVGQVGCGKSSLLLAMLGEMQTLSGKVYWSKVPDCEMLHDVYIREYGTDFSQEEQSKNRYSVAYATQKSWLLNATVEDNITFGSPFNKQRYKAVIDACSLQPDIDLLPFGDQTEIGERGINLSGGQRQRICVARALYQNTNIVFLDDPFSALDIHLSDHLMQEGILKFLQDDKRTVVLVTHKLQYLIHADWIIAMKDGSVLREGTLKDIQTHDVELYEHWKTLMNRQDQELEKDTEIESQTTLERKTLRRAFYSREAKTHIDDEDEEEQEEEDEEDSLSTTTSRRSKIPWKVCWRYLSSGGFLLVFVVVTSKLAKHSVMVAIDYWLAAWTSSNFNTMEHKPIINSDHQSYVPVFIILCAAGIVLCLITSLTVEFLGLTAASNLHHNLLNKIIHAPLRFFDITPLGQILNRFSADTNIIDQHIPSTLESLTRSTLLCLSAIGVVAFVTPASLIALVPLAVAFYFIQKYFRVASRDLQDLDDSTQLPLLCHFSETAEGLTTIRAFRHEARFKQRMLELTDTNNTAYLFLSAANRWLEVRTDYLGAVIVLTAAVAAIWMSFYGLQSGLVGLGLTYALTVTNYLNWVVRNLADLEVQMAAVKKVDSFLSTESENYEGSLDVSQVPEDWPQHGEIKIQDLCVRYDPMLKPVLKHVNAFINPGQKVGICGRTGSGKSSLSLAFFNMVDVFHGKIIIDGIDICKLPLQTLRSRLSIILQDPVLFSGSIRFNLDPERTCTDDRLWEALEIAQLKNMVRSLPGGLDAVVTEGGENFSVGQRQLFCLARAFVRKSSILIMDEATASIDMATENILQKVVMTAFADRTVVTIAHRVHTILTADLVIVMKRGNILEYGTPQTLMEQEDGMFASFVKADM, from the exons GTGGTGTATTACCACAATATAGAAACTGCAAACTTTCCCAAACTTCTTCTGG CGCTGTTCATCTACTGGGTACTGGCCTTCATCACCAAAATCATCAAGCTGTGGAAGTTTGCCgaagagggtgtgggtgtggagcaTCTCCGTTTTTGTATCACAGCCCTGCTTGTGGTGCTATATGGCCTGCTTATGGCTGTTGAGATCAATGTCATCAGGGTCAGG AAGTATGTGTTCTTCACCACCCCGCAACGGGTGAAGCCCCCTGAGGACCTGCAGGACCTGGGCGTGCGCTTCCTGCAGCCGTTTGTCAACCTGCTGTCCAAGGCCACCTACTGGTGGATGAACCCACTCATTATTGGTGCCCACAAGAGGCCGATCGAGCTGAAGAAGATCGGCAAGCTTCCCATTGCCATGAGGTCGCTGACCAACTACCTGCGTCTGAAGGACGCCTACGAGGagcagagg CAGCATGCAGAAGACCTGGACCGGACGCCGTCCATCTGGAGGTCCATGTATCGGGCGTTTGGACGACCCATACTCCTGAGCAGCACCTTCCGCTACATGGCCGACTTGCTGGGGTTCGCCGGGCCCCTCTGCATCTTTGGCATCGTGAAGCACCTGGACAACAAGACCGAGGAGGTCAAGATGAATAAG ACAGAGGACCTGCATTTTGGGGTCTATTTTATGTCCTCCATGGAGCTGTTGCAGAATACATACGTCCTGGCCGTACTTCTCTTCCTGGCCCTGGTGCTCCAGCGCACCTTCCTGCAGGCCTCCTACTATGTCACCATAGAAACAGGCATCAACCTGCGTGGGGCGCTCCTG GCGATGATCTACAATAAGATCTTGCGTCTCTCCACCTCTAACATGTCGATGGGTGAGATGACTTTGGGCCAGATTAACAACCTGGTTGCAATCGAGACCAACCAGCTGATGTGGTTCCTTTTCCTGTGCCCTAACTTATGGGCAATGCCAGTGCAG atcatTATGGGTGTGATCCTGCTGCATTACCTGCTGGGATACAGTGCTCTGATCGGTGCATCGGTCATCGTGCTGCTGGCCCCTTTTCAGTACCTCATCGCCACCAAACTGGctgacacacaaaaaagcacacTG GACTACTCTACAGACCGACTGAAGAAGACCACGGAGATCTTGAAGGGCATTAAACTGCTGAAGCTCTATGCTTGGGAGAACATCTTCTGCGACAGCGTGCTTGAGACCAGGGGCAAAGAGCTAACCAGCCTTCGGACTTTCGCCTTCTACACCTCCATGTCCA tATTTATGAATGCCGCCATCCCTATTGCAGCAGTGTTAGCG ACCTTTGTCACTCACGCATACTTCAGCGAGTTCCGGCTAAGACCAGCCGAAGCGTTCGCCTCTCTAGCTTTGTTCCACATCCTGGTCACACCGCTCTTCCTGCTATCCACTGTGGTGCGCTTCGCCGTGAAGGCCGTGGTCAG TGTTCAAAAGCTCGGCGAGTTCCTGCAGAGTGAAGAGATTGGCGAAGACAGTTGGAGAAATGGAGATATGTCTGTATCTCTGGACTCCTGCAAGAAacacactgtaact ACGAAGGCGATAAATCGGAAGCAGCGCTATAAGATGGACAGCTATGAGCAGCCCATGCGCAGACAGCTGCGGCCCTCAGAGACCGAGGACGTGGCCGTGAAG GTCAGCGATGGCTACTTCACGTGGGGGACCAATACGTCGACACTATCAGACATCAACATCCGTGTACCCACAG GCCAACTGACTATGATTGTGGGCCAGGTGGGTTGTGGGAAGTCCTCGCTCCTGTTAGCCATGCTGGGAGAGATGCAGACGCTCAGCGGCAAAGTCTACTGGAGCAA GGTTCCTGATTGTGAGATGCTCCACGATGTCTACATAAG AGAGTATGGCACAGATTTTTCCCAAGAAGAGCAGAG taagAACAGGTACTCTGTGGCTTATGCAACTCAGAAGTCATGGCTGCTAAATGCTACAGTGGAGGACAACATCACATTTGGAAGCCCTTTCAACAAGCAGAG ATACAAAGCTGTAATTGATGCTTGCTCGCTGCAACCAGACATCGACCTCCTTCCGTTTGGGGACCAGACTGAAATAGGAGAAAGG GGAATAAACCTAAGTGGaggtcagagacagagaatCTGTGTGGCCAGAGCCCTCTACCAGAACACTAACATTGTTTTCCTG GATGACCCATTCTCGGCTCTGGACATCCATCTAAGTGACCATCTGATGCAGGAGGGCATTCTGAAGTTCCTCCAGGATGATAAGCGAACTGTAGTACTGGTCACCCACAAGCTGCAGTACCTCATCCACGCTGACTGG ATCATCGCCATGAAGGATGGCTCTGTGCTGAGGGAGGGGACACTGAAGGACATCCAGACCCATGATGTGGAGCTGTATGAGCACTGGAAGACGCTGATGAACAGGCAGGATCAAGAGCTGGAGAAG GACACAGAGATTGAGAGTCAGACGACTCTTGAACGGAAGACTCTTAGAAGAGCTTTCTACTCCAGAGAAGCCAAGACCCACATAGACGATGAAGATGAGG aggagcaagaggaggaggatgaagaggacagCCTGTCCACCACGACCAGCCGTCGGTCCAAGATCCCCTGGAAGGTGTGCTGGCGCTACCTGTCCTCGGGTGGCTTCCTCCTGGTTTTTGTGGTGGTCACCTCCAAGCTGGCCAAGCACTCCGTCATGGTGGCCATCGACTACTGGCTGGCGGCATGGACCTCCTCTAACTTCAACACAATGGAGCATAAACCCATAATAAACTCTGAT CATCAGTCCTACGTGCCAGTGTTCATTATCCTCTGTGCAGCGGGAATAGTCCTGTGTCTTATCACTTCTCTGACTGTAGAATTTCTGGGCCTCACTGCTGCCAGTAATCTGCACCACAACTTACTCAACAAGATTATTCATGCTCCTCTGAG ATTCTTTGACATCACCCCGCTCGGTCAAATCCTCAACCGTTTCTCTGCAGACACTAATATCATCGATCAG CACATTCCATCCACGCTGGAGTCCCTCACACGCTCCACTCTGCTCTGCCTCTCGGCCATCGGCGTTGTTGCATTCGTCACACCAGCTTCCCTCATTGCACTCGTGCCCCTTGCCGTGGCCTTCTACTTCATCCAGAAGTACTTCCGGGTCGCCTCCAG AGATCTGCAGGACCTGGATGACTCCACACAGCTTCCATTGCTCTGCCACTTCTCTGAGACAGCTGAGGGCCTCACCACGATTCGAGCATTTAG GCATGAAGCTCGCTTCAAGCAGCGAATGCTGGAGCTCACTGACACCAATAACACAGCgtacctcttcctctctgctgccaaCCGCTGGCTGGAGGTCAGAACA GATTATTTGGGTGCTGTGATTGTGCTCACAGCTGCGGTGGCAGCCATCTGGATGTCTTTCTATGGCCTCCAATCGGGTCTGGTCGGGCTGGGACTTACATATGCCCTCACG GTGACTAACTATCTGAACTGGGTGGTGAGGAACCTTGCAGACCTGGAGGTTCAGATGGCTGCAGTGAAGAAGGTGGATAGCTTCCTGAGCACAGAGTCAGAGAACTACGAGGGTTCTCTAG ATGTCTCCCAGGTCCCGGAGGACTGGCCCCAGCATGGTGAGATCAAGATCCAGgacctgtgtgtgagatacgACCCCATGCTGAAGCCGGTTCTCAAACATGTCAATGCCTTCATCAACCCTGGGCAGAAG GTGGGCATCTGTGGCAGAACAGGCAGTGGAAAGTCCTCACTGTCTCTGGCATTCTTCAACATGGTGGACGTTTTCCATG GCAAAATCATCATTGACGGCATTGATATCTGCAAGCTGCCCTTGCAAACCCTAAGATCTCGTCTGTCCATCATTCTTCAGGATCCTGTACTGTTTAGTGGCTCCATCCg GTTCAACCTAGATCCGGAGCGCACCTGCACTGATGACAGGCTTTGGGAGGCTTTGGAAATCGCTCAGCTAAAGAATATGGTCAGATCACTCCCAGGAGGACTGG ATGCAGTTGtgacagagggaggggagaacTTCAGCGTGGGACAGCGCCAACTCTTCTGTTTGGCCCGAGCCTTCGTCCGCAAGAGCAGCATCCTAATCATGGATGAGGCCACAGCATCCATCGATATGGCtacg GAGAACATCCTGCAGAAGGTGGTGATGACGGCGTTTGCTGACCGCACTGTTGTCACCATCGCG CACCGGGTTCACACCATCCTGACAGCTGATCTCGTAATAGTCATGAAGAGAGGGAACATCTTAGAGTATGGTACACCTCAGACCCTGATGGAGCAAGAGGATGGCATGTTTGCCTCCTTTGTCAAGGCAGACATGTAA
- the abcc9 gene encoding ATP-binding cassette sub-family C member 9 isoform X11, with amino-acid sequence MSLSFCGNDLKNSYSVEKGVLNNGCFVDALNLVPHVFLLFITFPILFIGWGSQSSKVQIHHNTWLHFPGHNMRWILTFMLLFVHVCEIAEGIVSNTEMKSNHLHLFLPAFMGFIAATTSVVYYHNIETANFPKLLLALFIYWVLAFITKIIKLWKFAEEGVGVEHLRFCITALLVVLYGLLMAVEINVIRVRKYVFFTTPQRVKPPEDLQDLGVRFLQPFVNLLSKATYWWMNPLIIGAHKRPIELKKIGKLPIAMRSLTNYLRLKDAYEEQRHAEDLDRTPSIWRSMYRAFGRPILLSSTFRYMADLLGFAGPLCIFGIVKHLDNKTEEVKMNKTEDLHFGVYFMSSMELLQNTYVLAVLLFLALVLQRTFLQASYYVTIETGINLRGALLAMIYNKILRLSTSNMSMGEMTLGQINNLVAIETNQLMWFLFLCPNLWAMPVQIIMGVILLHYLLGYSALIGASVIVLLAPFQYLIATKLADTQKSTLDYSTDRLKKTTEILKGIKLLKLYAWENIFCDSVLETRGKELTSLRTFAFYTSMSIFMNAAIPIAAVLATFVTHAYFSEFRLRPAEAFASLALFHILVTPLFLLSTVVRFAVKAVVSVQKLGEFLQSEEIGEDSWRNGDMSVSLDSCKKHTVTTKAINRKQRYKMDSYEQPMRRQLRPSETEDVAVKVSDGYFTWGTNTSTLSDINIRVPTGQLTMIVGQVGCGKSSLLLAMLGEMQTLSGKVYWSKVPDCEMLHDVYISKNRYSVAYATQKSWLLNATVEDNITFGSPFNKQRYKAVIDACSLQPDIDLLPFGDQTEIGERGINLSGGQRQRICVARALYQNTNIVFLDDPFSALDIHLSDHLMQEGILKFLQDDKRTVVLVTHKLQYLIHADWIIAMKDGSVLREGTLKDIQTHDVELYEHWKTLMNRQDQELEKDTEIESQTTLERKTLRRAFYSREAKTHIDDEDEEEQEEEDEEDSLSTTTSRRSKIPWKVCWRYLSSGGFLLVFVVVTSKLAKHSVMVAIDYWLAAWTSSNFNTMEHKPIINSDHQSYVPVFIILCAAGIVLCLITSLTVEFLGLTAASNLHHNLLNKIIHAPLRFFDITPLGQILNRFSADTNIIDQHIPSTLESLTRSTLLCLSAIGVVAFVTPASLIALVPLAVAFYFIQKYFRVASRDLQDLDDSTQLPLLCHFSETAEGLTTIRAFRHEARFKQRMLELTDTNNTAYLFLSAANRWLEVRTDYLGAVIVLTAAVAAIWMSFYGLQSGLVGLGLTYALTVTNYLNWVVRNLADLEVQMAAVKKVDSFLSTESENYEGSLDVSQVPEDWPQHGEIKIQDLCVRYDPMLKPVLKHVNAFINPGQKVGICGRTGSGKSSLSLAFFNMVDVFHGKIIIDGIDICKLPLQTLRSRLSIILQDPVLFSGSIRFNLDPERTCTDDRLWEALEIAQLKNMVRSLPGGLDAVVTEGGENFSVGQRQLFCLARAFVRKSSILIMDEATASIDMATENILQKVVMTAFADRTVVTIAHRVHTILTADLVIVMKRGNILEYGTPQTLMEQEDGMFASFVKADM; translated from the exons GTGGTGTATTACCACAATATAGAAACTGCAAACTTTCCCAAACTTCTTCTGG CGCTGTTCATCTACTGGGTACTGGCCTTCATCACCAAAATCATCAAGCTGTGGAAGTTTGCCgaagagggtgtgggtgtggagcaTCTCCGTTTTTGTATCACAGCCCTGCTTGTGGTGCTATATGGCCTGCTTATGGCTGTTGAGATCAATGTCATCAGGGTCAGG AAGTATGTGTTCTTCACCACCCCGCAACGGGTGAAGCCCCCTGAGGACCTGCAGGACCTGGGCGTGCGCTTCCTGCAGCCGTTTGTCAACCTGCTGTCCAAGGCCACCTACTGGTGGATGAACCCACTCATTATTGGTGCCCACAAGAGGCCGATCGAGCTGAAGAAGATCGGCAAGCTTCCCATTGCCATGAGGTCGCTGACCAACTACCTGCGTCTGAAGGACGCCTACGAGGagcagagg CATGCAGAAGACCTGGACCGGACGCCGTCCATCTGGAGGTCCATGTATCGGGCGTTTGGACGACCCATACTCCTGAGCAGCACCTTCCGCTACATGGCCGACTTGCTGGGGTTCGCCGGGCCCCTCTGCATCTTTGGCATCGTGAAGCACCTGGACAACAAGACCGAGGAGGTCAAGATGAATAAG ACAGAGGACCTGCATTTTGGGGTCTATTTTATGTCCTCCATGGAGCTGTTGCAGAATACATACGTCCTGGCCGTACTTCTCTTCCTGGCCCTGGTGCTCCAGCGCACCTTCCTGCAGGCCTCCTACTATGTCACCATAGAAACAGGCATCAACCTGCGTGGGGCGCTCCTG GCGATGATCTACAATAAGATCTTGCGTCTCTCCACCTCTAACATGTCGATGGGTGAGATGACTTTGGGCCAGATTAACAACCTGGTTGCAATCGAGACCAACCAGCTGATGTGGTTCCTTTTCCTGTGCCCTAACTTATGGGCAATGCCAGTGCAG atcatTATGGGTGTGATCCTGCTGCATTACCTGCTGGGATACAGTGCTCTGATCGGTGCATCGGTCATCGTGCTGCTGGCCCCTTTTCAGTACCTCATCGCCACCAAACTGGctgacacacaaaaaagcacacTG GACTACTCTACAGACCGACTGAAGAAGACCACGGAGATCTTGAAGGGCATTAAACTGCTGAAGCTCTATGCTTGGGAGAACATCTTCTGCGACAGCGTGCTTGAGACCAGGGGCAAAGAGCTAACCAGCCTTCGGACTTTCGCCTTCTACACCTCCATGTCCA tATTTATGAATGCCGCCATCCCTATTGCAGCAGTGTTAGCG ACCTTTGTCACTCACGCATACTTCAGCGAGTTCCGGCTAAGACCAGCCGAAGCGTTCGCCTCTCTAGCTTTGTTCCACATCCTGGTCACACCGCTCTTCCTGCTATCCACTGTGGTGCGCTTCGCCGTGAAGGCCGTGGTCAG TGTTCAAAAGCTCGGCGAGTTCCTGCAGAGTGAAGAGATTGGCGAAGACAGTTGGAGAAATGGAGATATGTCTGTATCTCTGGACTCCTGCAAGAAacacactgtaact ACGAAGGCGATAAATCGGAAGCAGCGCTATAAGATGGACAGCTATGAGCAGCCCATGCGCAGACAGCTGCGGCCCTCAGAGACCGAGGACGTGGCCGTGAAG GTCAGCGATGGCTACTTCACGTGGGGGACCAATACGTCGACACTATCAGACATCAACATCCGTGTACCCACAG GCCAACTGACTATGATTGTGGGCCAGGTGGGTTGTGGGAAGTCCTCGCTCCTGTTAGCCATGCTGGGAGAGATGCAGACGCTCAGCGGCAAAGTCTACTGGAGCAA GGTTCCTGATTGTGAGATGCTCCACGATGTCTACATAAG taagAACAGGTACTCTGTGGCTTATGCAACTCAGAAGTCATGGCTGCTAAATGCTACAGTGGAGGACAACATCACATTTGGAAGCCCTTTCAACAAGCAGAG ATACAAAGCTGTAATTGATGCTTGCTCGCTGCAACCAGACATCGACCTCCTTCCGTTTGGGGACCAGACTGAAATAGGAGAAAGG GGAATAAACCTAAGTGGaggtcagagacagagaatCTGTGTGGCCAGAGCCCTCTACCAGAACACTAACATTGTTTTCCTG GATGACCCATTCTCGGCTCTGGACATCCATCTAAGTGACCATCTGATGCAGGAGGGCATTCTGAAGTTCCTCCAGGATGATAAGCGAACTGTAGTACTGGTCACCCACAAGCTGCAGTACCTCATCCACGCTGACTGG ATCATCGCCATGAAGGATGGCTCTGTGCTGAGGGAGGGGACACTGAAGGACATCCAGACCCATGATGTGGAGCTGTATGAGCACTGGAAGACGCTGATGAACAGGCAGGATCAAGAGCTGGAGAAG GACACAGAGATTGAGAGTCAGACGACTCTTGAACGGAAGACTCTTAGAAGAGCTTTCTACTCCAGAGAAGCCAAGACCCACATAGACGATGAAGATGAGG aggagcaagaggaggaggatgaagaggacagCCTGTCCACCACGACCAGCCGTCGGTCCAAGATCCCCTGGAAGGTGTGCTGGCGCTACCTGTCCTCGGGTGGCTTCCTCCTGGTTTTTGTGGTGGTCACCTCCAAGCTGGCCAAGCACTCCGTCATGGTGGCCATCGACTACTGGCTGGCGGCATGGACCTCCTCTAACTTCAACACAATGGAGCATAAACCCATAATAAACTCTGAT CATCAGTCCTACGTGCCAGTGTTCATTATCCTCTGTGCAGCGGGAATAGTCCTGTGTCTTATCACTTCTCTGACTGTAGAATTTCTGGGCCTCACTGCTGCCAGTAATCTGCACCACAACTTACTCAACAAGATTATTCATGCTCCTCTGAG ATTCTTTGACATCACCCCGCTCGGTCAAATCCTCAACCGTTTCTCTGCAGACACTAATATCATCGATCAG CACATTCCATCCACGCTGGAGTCCCTCACACGCTCCACTCTGCTCTGCCTCTCGGCCATCGGCGTTGTTGCATTCGTCACACCAGCTTCCCTCATTGCACTCGTGCCCCTTGCCGTGGCCTTCTACTTCATCCAGAAGTACTTCCGGGTCGCCTCCAG AGATCTGCAGGACCTGGATGACTCCACACAGCTTCCATTGCTCTGCCACTTCTCTGAGACAGCTGAGGGCCTCACCACGATTCGAGCATTTAG GCATGAAGCTCGCTTCAAGCAGCGAATGCTGGAGCTCACTGACACCAATAACACAGCgtacctcttcctctctgctgccaaCCGCTGGCTGGAGGTCAGAACA GATTATTTGGGTGCTGTGATTGTGCTCACAGCTGCGGTGGCAGCCATCTGGATGTCTTTCTATGGCCTCCAATCGGGTCTGGTCGGGCTGGGACTTACATATGCCCTCACG GTGACTAACTATCTGAACTGGGTGGTGAGGAACCTTGCAGACCTGGAGGTTCAGATGGCTGCAGTGAAGAAGGTGGATAGCTTCCTGAGCACAGAGTCAGAGAACTACGAGGGTTCTCTAG ATGTCTCCCAGGTCCCGGAGGACTGGCCCCAGCATGGTGAGATCAAGATCCAGgacctgtgtgtgagatacgACCCCATGCTGAAGCCGGTTCTCAAACATGTCAATGCCTTCATCAACCCTGGGCAGAAG GTGGGCATCTGTGGCAGAACAGGCAGTGGAAAGTCCTCACTGTCTCTGGCATTCTTCAACATGGTGGACGTTTTCCATG GCAAAATCATCATTGACGGCATTGATATCTGCAAGCTGCCCTTGCAAACCCTAAGATCTCGTCTGTCCATCATTCTTCAGGATCCTGTACTGTTTAGTGGCTCCATCCg GTTCAACCTAGATCCGGAGCGCACCTGCACTGATGACAGGCTTTGGGAGGCTTTGGAAATCGCTCAGCTAAAGAATATGGTCAGATCACTCCCAGGAGGACTGG ATGCAGTTGtgacagagggaggggagaacTTCAGCGTGGGACAGCGCCAACTCTTCTGTTTGGCCCGAGCCTTCGTCCGCAAGAGCAGCATCCTAATCATGGATGAGGCCACAGCATCCATCGATATGGCtacg GAGAACATCCTGCAGAAGGTGGTGATGACGGCGTTTGCTGACCGCACTGTTGTCACCATCGCG CACCGGGTTCACACCATCCTGACAGCTGATCTCGTAATAGTCATGAAGAGAGGGAACATCTTAGAGTATGGTACACCTCAGACCCTGATGGAGCAAGAGGATGGCATGTTTGCCTCCTTTGTCAAGGCAGACATGTAA